Proteins from one Thermotoga sp. SG1 genomic window:
- a CDS encoding bifunctional aspartate carbamoyltransferase catalytic subunit/aspartate carbamoyltransferase regulatory subunit, translating into MKRDFLGRTLAVIEDLSVEEQMFLYEKTRELKKRWYSGEDVSDFRIRKRNVGIYIVFVEPSTRTKESFINAAKFHAGPNVKVNIFDSEHSSFNKQESYTDTFAMLTGYSDYSIFVVRTRLEGVCRLLERRISEFALRNGIEIPSFINAGDGKHEHPTQELLDEYTFLEQNNFDNSYIHLALVGDLLHGRTVHSKVNGLKIFKNVRVDLVAPEELMMPEHYIEKMKKNGFEVRIFSSIEEYLSQKDVAKMWYFTRLQLERMGEDILEKVHLLREAVTFKKEFLEKLPEGVKFYHPLPRHKLYPTIPNFLDSLPLNGWETQARNGYWVRIVLLSMFGGALEAPFDTSKKAPEKEEDFIIPAPIVHGTKGVQKDGKRGIKPIENGTVIDHIAKGKTPEEIYATIVKIRKILKLYDVDSADGIFRSSDGSFKGYISLPDRYLSKKEIKKLAAISPNTTVNIIKNSSVVEKYRIKLPPTIYGFEELRCKNENCITNPAHGENVSPSFVRDENGRFVCEYCETPHSFEEIWSI; encoded by the coding sequence TTGAAGAGGGATTTTCTCGGCAGAACACTCGCCGTTATAGAAGATCTGAGTGTGGAAGAGCAGATGTTTCTCTACGAGAAAACCAGGGAATTGAAAAAGCGATGGTACAGTGGAGAGGATGTGTCAGATTTCAGGATAAGAAAGAGAAATGTTGGTATATACATCGTTTTCGTCGAGCCAAGCACCAGAACAAAAGAGTCTTTCATAAACGCCGCCAAGTTCCATGCCGGACCGAACGTGAAGGTGAACATCTTCGATTCTGAACACTCCTCATTCAACAAACAGGAAAGTTACACCGATACCTTCGCCATGCTCACAGGATACAGTGACTACTCCATATTCGTGGTAAGAACAAGACTCGAGGGAGTCTGCAGGCTCCTTGAAAGAAGGATCTCTGAGTTTGCTCTCAGAAACGGCATAGAGATACCATCTTTCATCAACGCAGGGGACGGAAAACACGAGCATCCCACACAGGAACTTCTGGACGAGTACACATTTTTAGAACAGAACAACTTCGACAACTCTTACATACACCTGGCACTCGTTGGGGATCTGCTCCATGGAAGAACGGTCCACTCAAAGGTGAACGGGTTGAAGATCTTCAAAAACGTGAGGGTGGATCTTGTGGCTCCTGAAGAACTCATGATGCCCGAACACTACATCGAGAAAATGAAAAAAAACGGTTTTGAGGTCAGAATCTTTTCTTCGATCGAAGAGTATTTGAGTCAGAAAGATGTGGCAAAGATGTGGTACTTCACACGGCTTCAACTCGAACGAATGGGTGAAGACATCCTTGAGAAGGTTCATCTTTTGCGCGAAGCCGTTACGTTCAAAAAAGAATTTCTCGAGAAACTACCAGAAGGTGTGAAGTTCTACCATCCACTTCCACGGCACAAGCTGTATCCGACCATACCGAACTTTCTTGACTCTCTTCCTTTGAACGGCTGGGAAACGCAGGCAAGAAACGGTTACTGGGTGAGGATAGTGCTTCTTTCCATGTTCGGTGGGGCTCTCGAAGCTCCCTTCGACACGTCGAAAAAAGCACCGGAGAAGGAGGAAGATTTCATCATACCAGCCCCTATTGTGCACGGTACAAAGGGTGTTCAAAAAGACGGAAAGAGAGGAATAAAACCAATAGAAAATGGAACCGTGATAGACCATATCGCCAAAGGAAAAACGCCTGAGGAGATTTACGCCACGATCGTCAAAATAAGGAAGATTTTGAAACTCTACGATGTGGACAGTGCAGATGGTATCTTCAGGTCGAGCGATGGTAGTTTCAAAGGATACATCAGTCTGCCCGACCGATATCTTTCTAAAAAGGAGATAAAGAAACTCGCAGCGATCTCTCCGAACACGACCGTGAACATCATAAAGAACAGTTCCGTTGTGGAAAAGTACAGAATAAAACTGCCGCCTACCATATACGGGTTTGAAGAATTGCGATGCAAAAACGAAAACTGCATCACAAATCCTGCACACGGTGAGAACGTGTCCCCCTCGTTCGTGAGAGATGAAAACGGCCGATTTGTCTGCGAATATTGTGAAACTCCCCATTCGTTCGAAGAAATATGGAGCATTTGA